The Dioscorea cayenensis subsp. rotundata cultivar TDr96_F1 chromosome 19, TDr96_F1_v2_PseudoChromosome.rev07_lg8_w22 25.fasta, whole genome shotgun sequence genome includes a window with the following:
- the LOC120250115 gene encoding senescence-specific cysteine protease SAG39-like codes for MASNMSLFLSFFILTISSSMVASSRVLKSTERSMAEKYEQWMVEYGRTYKTTEEKLHRFEIFMSNVQFIESFNAAGNHTFELGINQFADLTNQEFRAMHTGFKPFSSNNKASKTSFKYANFTDAPESVDWRTKGAVTPIKDQGQCGSCWAFSAVASMEGAAMLSTGKLISLSEQELVDCDIKGGDQGCKGGLMDEAFKFIINNGGLNTEDKYPYTGADDSCDTKKAASHAATIKSYEDVPANSEADLLKAVANQPVSVAIDAGGSFQFYSGGVFSDKGCGNLLDHGVAAVGYGVTSNGTKYWIVKNSWGESWGEKGYVRMKRDIADLRGMCGIAMAASYPTA; via the exons ATGGCTTCAAACATGTCTCTATTCCTCTCCTTCTTCATCCTCACCATCTCTTCTTCCATGGTTGCATCCTCAAGAGTACTCAAGAGTACTGAACGCTCCATGGCCGAGAAATATGAGCAGTGGATGGTTGAGTACGGCCGAACGTACAAAACTACCGAAGAGAAACTCCATCGTTTTGAGATTTTCATGTCCAATGTCCAGTTCATTGAGTCCTTCAATGCAGCCGGGAATCACACGTTTGAACTCGGCATTAACCAGTTTGCAGATCTTACCAACCAAGAGTTCAGAGCCATGCACACTGGTTTCAAGCCTTTCAGTTCTAACAATAAAGCCAGCAAGACCTCTTTCAAGTATGCAAACTTCACTGATGCTCCTGAATCTGTGGACTGGAGAACCAAGGGTGCTGTCACTCCCATCAAAGATCAAGGCCAATGCg gATCTTGTTGGGCATTCTCTGCGGTGGCATCGATGGAAGGAGCGGCAATGTTGAGCACAGGTAAGTTGATCTCCTTGTCGGAGCAAGAGCTTGTGGACTGTGATATCAAGGGTGGCGACCAAGGATGCAAAGGTGGGCTAATGGATGAGGCATTTAAGTTTATTATCAACAATGGTGGTCTAAACACCGAAGATAAGTATCCTTATACAGGAGCAGATGATTCTTGTGACACCAAGAAAGCGGCTTCACACGCTGCTACCATTAAGAGCTATGAGGATGTGCCTGCAAACAGTGAAGCAGACTTGCTCAAGGCTGTGGCTAACCAACCTGTCTCAGTTGCTATTGATGCTGGTGGTTCTTTCCAGTTTTACAGTGGTGGTGTTTTCTCAGATAAAGGCTGTGGTAACTTACTTGATCATGGAGTGGCTGCTGTTGGTTATGGGGTTACTAGTAATGGTACTAAGTATTGGATTGTGAAGAACTCATGGGGAGAAAGTTGGGGGGAGAAAGGATATGTGAGGATGAAGAGGGATATTGCTGATCTACGTGGCATGTGTGGCATTGCCATGGCTGCTTCTTATCCTACTGCTTGA